The Castor canadensis chromosome 8, mCasCan1.hap1v2, whole genome shotgun sequence genome contains a region encoding:
- the LOC109674664 gene encoding HLA class II histocompatibility antigen, DR alpha chain encodes MALNGVPMLGFFFMAVLMSLQESWAIKEEHTIIQAEFYLSPDQSGEFMFDFDGDEIFHVDLGKQETVWRLKEFGQFASFEAQGALANIAVDKANLDIMIKRSNHTPNTNVPPEVTVLSDSPVELGEPNVLICFIDKFSPPVVNVTWLRNGQPVTTGVSETVFLPRKDHLFRKFHYLPFVPSNEDVYDCKVEHWGFDEPLLKHWEFDERSPLPETTENVVCALGLIVGLVGIITGTVFIIKGVHRGNASQRRGPL; translated from the exons ATGGCTTTAAATGGAGTCCCGATGTTaggatttttcttcatggctgtcCTGATGAGCCTTCAGGAGTCATGGGCTATCAAAG AGGAACATACCATCATCCAGGCGGAGTTCTATCTGTCACCTGACCAATCAGGAGAGTTTATGTTTGATTTTGATGGAGATGAGATTTTTCATGTGGATTTGGGAAAGCAGGAGACAGTATGGAGGCTAAAAGAATTTGGACAGTTTGCCAGCTTTGAGGCTCAGGGTGCCTTGGCCAATATAGCTGTGGACAAAGCCAACCTGGACATCATGATAAAGCGCTCCAACCACACTCCAAATACCAACG TTCCTCCAGAAGTGACTGTGCTCTCTGACAGCCCCGTGGAACTGGGGGAGCCTAATGTCCTCATTTGTTTCATCGACAAATTCTCCCCTCCTGTGGTCAATGTCACCTGGCTTCGAAATGGACAACCTGTCACCACAGGAGTGTCAGAAACAGTCTTCCTACCCAGGAAAGACCATCTTTTCCGCAAATTCCACTATCTCCCCTTCGTGCCCTCCAATGAAGATGTCTATGACTGCAAGGTGGAGCACTGGGGCTTTGATGAACCTCTTCTCAAGCACTGGG AGTTTGATGAGCGAAGTCCTCTCCCAGAAACTACAGAGAATGTGGTGTGTGCCCTGGGCCTGATTGTGGGTCTGGTGGGCATCATTACTGGAACTGTCTTCATCATCAAGGGTGTACACAGAGGCAATGCTTCACAACGACGAGGCCCTCTGTGA